One genomic segment of Mytilus galloprovincialis chromosome 5, xbMytGall1.hap1.1, whole genome shotgun sequence includes these proteins:
- the LOC143075391 gene encoding microfibril-associated glycoprotein 4-like: MFKSLSNVFRLFALVSTATLNSSDQHVEVRLLDNQNAPLLATLDMSNANERVKQFVSDTIEEKMKTIKESVQSKLFVDDAIEAKMKNIEETVKSKQFVSDALDTKIKVVEVNLKSQIANFEQNLTDQLTNYIYEMVGKLYEENEKPQEPKPRPIDCEHVKTKRKRNGIYKIYPKHSVIGFDVYCDFEIDNTGWTVIQRRFNGKTDFYRGWETYEIGFGNLEAEFWLGNQNIHTITKQGTYELRVDISDFNGAKAYARYSTFSVGDSSTNYRLNVAGYSGNAGDSLDYHNGQAFTTKDRDNDQLKSVKLKNNCGIYRQGAGWYKACAYSNLNGLYIEGGQENNVKEIVWNQWKGSQYSMKSSSMMIRRLLLHKSVI, translated from the exons atgtttaaatcattGAGTAATGTATTCAGATTGTTTGCGCTGGTATCAACGGCTACATTGAATTCTAGTGATCAGCATGTAGAGGTTCGGTTACTTGATAATCAAAATGCTCCTTTATTAGCTACCCTGGACATGTCGAATGCAAACGAACGTGTGAAGCAGTTTGTAAGTGACACAattgaagaaaaaatgaaaaccaTAAAGGAGTCTGTGCAATCCAAGTTATTTGTTGATGATGCAATtgaagcaaaaatgaaaaacatagaAGAAACTGTGAAATCTAAGCAATTTGTAAGTGATGCACTTGATACAAAAATTAAAGTTGTGGAAGTAAATTTAAAATCACAAATTGCTAATTTTGAACAGAACTTGACTGATCAGTTAACCAATTATATTTATGAAATGGTCGGCAAGTTATATGAAGAAAACG AAAAACCACAGGAGCCAAAACCACGTCCGATTGATTGCGAACATGTCAAaaccaaaagaaaaagaaacggAATCTACAAGATATATCCCAAACATTCAGTCATTGGATTTGACGTCTACTGTGACTTTGAGATTGACAACACCGGATGGACG GTTATTCAGAGAAGATTTAACGGGAAGACAGATTTTTACAGAGGTTGGGAAACGTATGAAATTGGATTTGGAAATTTGGAAGCGGAATTTTGGTTAG GTAATCAAAATATACATACAATAACTAAGCAGGGAACCTACGAATTAAGAGTGGACATATCAGATTTTAATGGTGCTAAAGCTTATGCAAGGTATTCAACATTTTCCGTTGGTGATTCCTCTACAAACTATAGACTTAATGTTGCTGGTTACAGTGGGAATGCTG GAGATAGCCTGGATTACCATAATGGTCAAGCGTTTACTACCAAAGACAGGGACAACGATCAATTGAAAAGCGTTAAACTGAAAAATAATTGTGGAATATACAGACAGGGGGCTGGGTGGTATAAAGCTTGTGCATATTCCAACCTGAATGGTTTATATATTGAAGGAGGACAGGAGAATAATGTAAAAGAAATTGTTTGGAATCAGTGGAAGGGAAGCCAATATTCAATGAAGTCTTCTTCAATGATGATCAGGAGACTGTTATTGCATAAGTCAGTCATATAA